cttttttattaattttctaattCTGGAGAAGTAATTTGAGCGAGTACCTGAGATTTGATAGAGAAACCGTTGATATGATGAAGCTCTATTCGTCGGATTTGCTCATTTGCCCTCTCTCTCATGGAGTGATACCAATGTGCTCTTGTTTTAACCGCCGCCAAAATTTTCAACTCCAGTGCAAGAAAAACACAAACATGGGTCCTCCAAAGTCCGATTCCAGAAACCGATTTAtgattttgttctttttgttgtaCAGATTCACAATAAACGGAAGGCAAATGATACACGGAGTATTCCTTTGTGTGGATGTCAAATAGTACATTTTGTTACTCCTTATTTTGAAAAACTggaaataaaaaattgataatgAACGTGGGAGAAATAATATGATGCAAGTTTATACTTAATGTGTCAATTCCACAAACTTTTCACCCTTAAGGCctaaatgttttttttggtgcgaatggcCACAGGGCCAGGGATGAAATAGATCTCAGAATCACCTTGAACCAAGATAAAAACTCTAACTAACTGAGCTATTCATCACTCTCCTTAAAGGTCCAAATGTAGTCCTACACATTCCACACATCTTATAAACCTCTATCCAATTAGAGATTTTGTAATATAAACCCCATATAAATTGGAGGTTTTATCGTATAAACCGGCCTCCATTTAACTTGGAGGTTTTATCATCGGTTAAACGGTCATTTCAGTTAGTGATTTATATTTGAaacggaaaaagaaaaaaaaaattgcacatATTTGCTACAAGGACTATAGACTgagaattaaaataaaatggaGAGTATTTCGGAAATTTTAACATCTTCTAACATTTTAACCGGGAATCGCTCAAAAATTccctaattttttatttactaaatATTGATACTCCGTACTTAAAAAGCTTATTACCAATTATCGGCGTAAATTTGATCTTGTATTAATCGTTATCATAATGTCGTTAACATTCTAGTAattgtatatatatttattaaagaaaatattttaaCAAAAATAGAATTAGTAGTGTTGCAGTTCATCCTAGATGGTAATAATCCGGGCGTTGTTATAATACGGAGTAGATATTTCCGGACAATGGTACAATAGATTTTTCTCACAAATTTCAATACAAATACTTCGTACATACAAAATATTTTCTAATTGTATCCGGTGGAAATGTGGAAtgcactatttttttttattagcaTGGACATTGATGTACGATATTTCTAACTTTATTTGTATCTTTTCTAATTCTGCGTATCGCCTACCATAATTTTAGACCGCACATAACGGCATGACGCTATCATCTTTTGATgttacttttgaattttttccATCCATATATTAATAACAAACTCACTATTTCAGTCATGATTTTCGATTATTCGATGAACGTACAATGATAGTACCACTTCTTAATGTGCTACACTACAAAAATCCTTCCCTACTTCCTCCTACTCCTTCGCAATTGTTGCTACGTATGTGCTGGAGTGTATATTTTGTCTTCCCATAGTTTTCAAATTAAATGCATTTCTAATTTTCTATCTGCCTACGGCTACATCTACCAAAATAGATTCATGATTTATGTGATTTCCCCACCAACCTTGGCTTATTGTGTAAAATTCTGTCAAAGCCGTATGTACAATAATTCTCTAAAACTTAAATCAATATGAGACCGAGTATGATAATATTGTTAACCGTGTAAGGGCATCATCAAGATCCAAATACTAATAAGAAAGAGGTCGATCGATCGGTTCGAGTACACGGCTGAACCAACAATAAATAAACTGTTAGTTCGAGTCCatttcaattattattattttggtaAAAGTCGatttcaattattattattgttttgctgATAgttgatttcaattaatacatTGTAGTATGCTATTATGGAAATATTTacataattcaattagttaggcTCTATTTGGTTCAACTGCATTTGcacttatttttgttgaaaaaCTTATTTGTATGCGTAAATTATTtgacaaaacttatttttgttgaattaaactCATTTAAACTTATACTAACatatttccctcaaaaaaagaaACTTATACTAACATATCTAAAGATTTATATTTGTTGAACTATTAaagtaagtcaaaataagatgaaacTCTGATAAGGtaggtgcgttctattcacctaattttcacttattttatctgaacttaactgaacttatcaaaacttattttagttagaaATTGTACTTAATTGGTCAACCTTTATTTTTCCtgatcttatcttatctgaacttatcttaacttaactgaaattatctaaacttattttttctgaaataagtggaaataaggtgaacagaacatggCCTAAATTTGAACGTTACCTTAAAGAAGGGTAGATTTGAATGTTTATTTAGGGAGGGAATGCAAAAGGAAAGTAATAAAACCAAAAAGTAAAGCAACCAAATATAcaagtcacaaaatcttgttttaATTTTGGGTAAGTTATGAAATCTTAAAATTTCGCCCACAATTTGTTGATGAATAACACACACGTCATTTGCAAAGTTTCCCTCCCATGCCGGTCTTTGACAGGTGGTAAACTAATGCCACCTCAAACCGTCATACGTCCTCCAATCACTATAAACTGTTACGAACCCAACTGCAAAAAATTCAACACTCATTTCATTTCTacttgaaataaataaataatcaacAAAATACTGTATATTATAATCAATCCCAattccaaatccaaatccaaatcccAATCCCAATCCCAAGGCAAGCGATGTGGATTCGATCAGTTTAAATAAGCAACAACGCCATCAAGTTTGAATTTCATTAGTAGCGTGCGTAGCAATAATGAAAACCTGGGAGAGCAGGAAAGCGAAAGAGAAGAAGAGGTCCGATTCAGACGAGTCGGAAATGCCGAGTTGGGGGCGAGTTGTAATAAAAAGGTTGATGAAATTGGAAGCAAATCAAGCGAGTTTGAAAGAGAAATTGGACGAGTTGGCGGAGGAAGTGAGAGGATCAAACAACAAATATTCAAGTaggagtagtagtagtagtgaGGAGAAAGCAGAGTGGGTATGGGGTCCTACTTTTACAGGCAATTTCGATAATGCTTATGGTCGTGTTTTGCAGTTGCTGGGCCATGCTGTCCATGTTACTTCACTTTCTTCTGGGGATATCATTTTCTGGTTAGTACTCTTTTTAACATCTCTATTTACCAACATGGTCCAATCTTGATACTTCTTCCTTCCCTAATATTAGACAATAGTGCATAGTTAAAAGTTGTTCTATTAAAAATTGAGTATTACTCCTCCCGTACcataatactcgcaccgtttttttttctttttttggtcgTCCCATAATACCTGCAAGTTACATTGCTTCTAtataaatgaatttttttaccaatattatattatttctcatatTTACCTACTAGCCCTCATACCATGtataaaaaatcatttaaaaattcacaccctcACCCCCATCCCTTacccatttcccactaactatataaaaaaatatctcactatcaactaacacacattaaattaataagtcaattcaagtatcttaaatttcgcaccctcaaacacgcaCAAAAGTTATGAATATGGATATACGTTTTCGTGTTAATGTCCGATTCAACCCGGCCCGAATTTTGACCACCACTCGAATACGCCATTTACAAATGTTGCCGCCTTTGGTAGTTTCATTTTCCATCCTTAAAAGCATCACGTTTGATTGCTTCATTGCTTGCTTGCTTTTGAGGTAGCGCGTGCCAAATGGCGATCCCTCATTGGCTCCCTGTTCCAAACAATTTATTTAGTACAACTTGATGTACTTCTCAAATAAAATAACATTAATTTCGTACGCCTCTCTATTTTCTTTTCTCAACTCATCCAACAAGCaacttgcaatttttttttattaaaaataaaaataaaaagtcgcAATTTTCCAAATtgcaaaattaagaaaataccTCATTATGCGCAGAAATTCCACAGAAATTACAAAACCACCGCCACCACCGGCTAAAAATCTCCGGCGAGTTCAGTTAATAAAATGGGTGCCGATGAGTCTAACCCGGTTCTACTCAGAATCCTTGTTAACCGATGCGCCGAGTTGGAGGCGGGTCAAACGAGTCTCAGATCAAAGCTACACGAAGTCACTCAGGAAAATGAAAACCACCCTAGTAATAATAATACTCCGGTTAATATGACGTCATTCCCCGGCGGGATAACGTTTTCTGGAAACTTTAGTAGTGGCACTCCGTTCAGTCGCGTGCTTCAGTCGATTCACCATGCTGTTCACGTGACTTCTCCTTCCTCCGGGGAGATCATTTACTGGTATTTGGATTGATTTTCcatttttcaaattttatgGGGTTTtcctaatatttatttttagttttgtcAGATAAATTTTGGTTTGGATAATGGTTATAGAACAGTAAAATATGTTTTATGTGGGTATTGGAATTTACTTGTATTTCTAAATTTGGGTATTTTGTTCATTTAGgtaatttccatttatagagtGATTAGATGATGCAGAAATTGTTGGTTTGAAATTTCTTGATTTGACAAACATGGGAGCTTTTGTAATTGTGTTGTATCTTTATGTGCGTTGTTCATTGTTTATTGGATAAGGTTTATGATCtttaattcattaattggtGTGTCGAAAATGGAAAACCGTATAAAGAAGGATTAATACAAGGGTGAGAATTCTGAGAAGCAATAGTCTTGTAGTCAACGACTTGGATTTGAGTTAGAAGTTGGCTTTCAGCTAAGCTTCAACTATTTGTATCTTTGTGGAAACTGATGAATGTCATACTCAGTCGAAAGCTAATTGGGATCGCTTTCTCCACTTTCGATTGTACTTtatcaccaaaaaaaattagcaTAAATTCGCGAGAGGCTGTGTGTTATGACATGATTTAGAACATAAGGTTTTGGACAATTTTGAGGGATGCTAGTTATACTACCCGAAAATAGAATTAAATTGACATATTGCATTTGTAGTCTTTGGCATTGCATATGCCTATGTCCTGTGAAAAAGGTATGGTGTTGTGCTACTTGATGTTTTTGGAATAGGGGCACAAACTCAAGTTATGCAATCAAAGGTGTTTACATATATGTAAATTGTTTAGACAAACACTTCAAGTCTTTGAAAGTTTTGATGCTTTGATAAATTCTTGTCATATAGATCTGCAATTAATAATGTGTTTCAGGAACCGTGCTGCAGAGAAACTTTATGGATGGAAGGACTCTGAAGCAACAGGGAGACCTTTTTGGGAGCTAATTATTGAAGATGAATATGTTCCATACATGGAGAAAATCAGGGAGAAGTTGCGCTTTGGCCAATCATGGTCAGGTCAGTTCCCTTTTAAGAAGAGGTTCGGTGAAACTTTTATGGCGTTAGTGACTGAGAACCCGTTATATGAGGATGGTGAGCTAATTGGTGTTGTCACTGTTTCAAGTGATGCGGCTGTTTTTAATAGTATAAGAAATCAACCTAGGGCACCACGGGATAATATGAAAAGGATTCAGTGGCAACAAAGGCCACAGATTGCATCAGTGCCACAGATGGCTTCTTCTATTTCTGATCTGGTGCTTATATGTTACCGCAACATATCCCTTTTCTTCATTCCTTGTTTCTTCCTGTTCCAGTTGCTGAAAAAGTGATGATGTGACTGATCAGGCCTCGAAGGTCCTTGGACGAATGCGTGGAGATGACACCTTCAAGGACGGAGAAGGATTTGTTTCGGACGCTGAAGTTGTGAATCGACATAAGCAGGAAGCTAATGTGTGCTTACTTAACTTGTCAATATCCTATGACTGGAAGATATTTATGATTTTGTGCTAAGCTTTTAGGGGTGATTCTTGCTTGCAGATAGCTAATAATATAGGTGAAGGCAAGAGTTCTCATACAGAGGAATCCGTGATGGCTCAACCTGCAAAAATGGTACATTCCCACCCCGCCCcacctttttttattattattttattattgttattattcttGGTGCATGTCTCAGAAATTTTCAGTGTTTCTGAAGACAACTACGACAACTTCTTTTCTACTGATACACTGAACAATATAAACATAGCAAATATCTAGGGGGTGCACAACATGCACTTTTCATAAATGATTGTGCCTCGGTCACTTGGCCGTTGTTCTTTGCTAAAATCATACTTATGCTTTGAGTATAACTTCCTTTATGCTTGCTTTGATGAATAAGTTAGCTGAGGATTTCCTGTGTGGTATCGAAATATATGTTGCTCTCTATTATTTCTCAAAGCTCCTTTAGTGATGAATGATTTTATAGGGAAGTTGTTGAGGGGTACAATTATAGTCTTACTGGACTGTGCTTCAATTTGGACTTTGTAGAGGAATAATCTCCATgtatcattaaaaaatacttcgtatttgaATAGTTCAATGAATTTCTGTTTGTAATGATTTAGTGGACTATAATTCGAATACTAATCTTTATGAGTACAACTGTACAAGCTAGTATTTCACCTAGGTACTATGAGTTTTCTTATTAGTAGCCTATGCTGCAGGCAGCAAAGTTTTTGGCGAGATTCCGAAAGAAGAGTAGTGGTGACAGTGCCCAAACAAGTGATGAAATCCCTGTACAAAGTGGCCTATGGAAAAAACCCAATGATGAACTATGCTCTACTAGAGGTTGGAATGATACATCAGATAATCCTGCTTGTGATGTCAGACATTTCCTGTTACCTGGTAATGCACACATGAATGGAAACTTGAAGTTCTAAGTTTTGAGAAAGGCTACTTCACTTGGAGTGTGCCATGAATATTCTAAGGAGCCTAATCAACCAAATTTGTTGTGCCAGCATTAGGCTTGCATGTGAATGATAAAGTTGCCGACCTGGAAAAACTTAAAGCCGCAGAAGTAGAAGATGCTGCTGAACGACAAGTAGGAGAAAAAGCTTCTTCGTGCTCAGGGGATAACTTATCGGGAATTCCTGGTAACTCTTCAAGCAAAGGTGCCAGTGAGTCAAGTTCAATGGTTGATTCTGATATTCTATGGGAGGAACTACTGTTGGGTGAGGAAGTTGGTCAAGGTAACTGGATGACTTCAATATTTCAACATAATTTATCTTTTTACATCTCATCTATGTCCTTTATGGTGGTATAATAGTTCAGATTTGTGCTGAATTGTTATTGTTAATAGACCTGTGCGTCATTTTTACATTAGTATTCACTTGCAGTTCCTTTGTTCAGGTTCTTATGCTGCTGTATATCATGGACTTTGGAATGGATCGGTAAGTTCTTATTCAATTCTAAGAATGTGAATCTCAAACTAGTGGGCTGATAGAAGAAACAAGGGCTCTTCCATGAATAAGAACTGATTTCTTACGCATGTTACACAGGATGTTGCTATCAAAGTTTTCTTTGGGAAAGATTACAATGAGGGGACTCTACTGGATTACAAAAAGGAGGTGAGCTGAGTTTGGATTTTAACCTTTCCTTAATCATTAGTGGAAACAAGTTctcaattttataatataaactGCAGATTGGTATAATGAGGAAATTGAGGCATCCAAATGTCTTGCTCTTCATGGGAGCATGTTATTCCCGGGAACGGCTTGCTATTGTCACGGAGTTTCTTCCAAGGTAATATTGAAATGTTAAATTATGCAGCTACTTTTTTGTCCCCTGTCCGTCCCCCTTTTAACTGCCTTTTGTCATGAATCTTACGAAGTATTTAAAATAAAGCTTGGTGCTTTGGGAAAATGTGATTTTACTTGGATGAAAGCAATGTTGAAATGTGTAAATCGTTACTACAGGATTACAGCTTTAACCTTTAAGTTGCCACTCCCTTGATATTACATTCATATTTCTTGTGCTGTAAAATATTCAAGAGACATTCTACttacattcaaatttgttaataGGGGAAGTCTTTTCAAGATTCTGCACAGAAGCAATCAAATTTTGGATCTCAAACGGCGTTTAAGGATGGCCCTTGATGTTGTATGATTTTTCCCAGATTACACATTAGATTTATGTTGCTCATTCAGCTTGAGAGGTGTGTCTCACACATTTTGCGTGGCTGCAGGCAAGGGGCATGAATTATTTGCATCGCAGAAATCCTCCTATTGTTCATCGGGACTTAAAATCTTCGAACTTGCTGGTTGATAAGAACTGGGGCGTGAAGGTATCCATTGctagttgatttttttttcttccttctATTCTAGTGAAATTTAAACGTTGAAGAGTGGCCCATACTAAAGCTCCTTTTTTTAGGTCGGCGACTTTGGATTATCAAAGTTGAAGCATGCAACTTTCTTGACAGCAAAGTCTGGAGGAGGAACCGTGAGATTTTTAATCAAGTGAACATTTAGCTCCATGTCAAGTTGTCCGCTATGAACATTTGCTGTATAATAGGATTGGGTGGTTATATTTAGTGCAATTATTTTTATATGTTGCTGTAGCTCACTATCTTATTTTGTTGTTACTAATTCCTCTATAATCATCGTGCAGCCTCAATGGATGGCACCAGAAATCCTGCGGAATGACCCCTCCAATGAAAAGTAACTTCTTGATTCCTGgaaatttctgtttttatttattAGGGTATATGCTTGTTGGAAAGGACTACCTTAACACCTATACATGTTTGATTCATTATATTCCGTATCTTCAAAACAGTCAACAACTCAATGGAAATAAATTTCTTTTTAACATCTGAGACATAGTTGTTTTACATGATTAGCTAACCTTGTTTCAAACGATTTCTCACTTTAATTACAAGAGCAGTCATCTTTCTTTTCTCAGCATGCTACAACACCACTACACAAGCATGCTATAGCGAGTCTCTGCATCCTTAACCTCGTGATTCCTCTCCGGTTGTTTGGGTGTTGATTTAAAATGTTGATCTCATTTTGGAACTGGAAAGAGATAAATTCTGATGGTTTATGGTGCTAGGTGATGCAAAGTACTATTTATGAGTTTTGCAACCAATATATTGTGCTTTTTCCCTGTTTCCTCTAATATTTTCTGGCCGAACACTTATCGAATACGTATATATTCACTGAAGGATTTTCTTGCTGCTTACTTTCGACAGGTCAGATGTGTTCAGTTTTGGTGTCATCCTATGGGAACTGGTAACTATGAAAATCCCTTGGGATGGTCTAAATGCTTTGCAGGTTCTTGCTCTCTTGCTCTCTCTTTTTTTCCGTTTCTTTCCTATGCTTTTGTTTCTGTATGAATTGAAGAAGTTGTAATAAATGCAATCACTATAAAAATATTTAGTTGTTTCTTTGAACTTTGTCTGTTTCCATTTGGAAAGGTTGTTGGAGTAGTAGGATTCATGGATAGAAGGTTAGATTTACCGGAAGGCCTTGATCCTCACATTTCATCCATCATAAAGGAATGCTGGATAAGGTAAAATTCCCCTCTTTTCAAGTGATTTTGCTCTCCTAAATAAGATATTGTTTGGCCGTTCCCTTCAAGTACGGATTAATGGAAATAACTAAATGAGGAGTTTTGATCAATTTTGATCCCAAAAGATAAGTTCCAATCTATAACAACATTGATCAGTAAAGAAAAAAATTAGTAACTGCCTAATACTTCTTCCTGCTTTTACTTGACCTAGTTTACTTTTGACTGTCTTTACTCTTTAGTGATTAAATCAATCTTTGAGGGAAAAAAAACTTTTTCTCAATGTAATGTTGTTAGATTCatcttaatgtaattttttcaaAATAACAACTTTTTCTAATTATTGACAATTAAAGATATCATAGTAGTTAGACATCAGCAAACGCGACAAATAGGCAGCAAGTGAAAAAGAACACAGAGGAAGTATTTGAAAAACGCTAgtgaatcaacaaaattcagatTTCACAAAATAACAGTAGAAATAACAAGTTTTATCATAAAATTTGTTTTTATTGGTAAAACCCAGTTAAGTTCAGAAATTTTTTCAATAATACTGATGGTTTTTTGCAATAAACAATGAGCAGCAAGCCGGAACAGCGTCCATCATTCGAAGAcattataccaagaatgatcagtATACTTCAAAGTATGCCGACAACAACAACTCCTACTGTTCGGAAAAGATTACCTTTACCATCATAGGAATATACAACATGTTGCAACATAAAAGAGCAATACAACAGAGTTCAAGAGGAATATATCTTGTTAAATGCTGTTGTTGAGGTATGTTTTAGTTGATGGCTTATTGGCATGATTAGGGTGCTAATTCATACTGATAAATGTGCTTAAAGTGGAGTATCACATTGCTGCAGTGTGCAAAATACAGCTTGCTACATGCCTACAACTAAATGTGCCAATATATAGCAGAAATAGTCCTAGTCCTAGATTCAGCTACATTTGTGATAAGGTTATAACATAATTCACAGGGGATAACAAGGTCTATTCTGTTccccttatttttttttgtttatatttttggGGATTAAGGTAGTACGGTGTGTAGTCCCCTTGTTACAGTGTATAATTAGTCGATTGTTTAGTTAAAATATTAGCCTTCACAATTGTTTTGGAAGAAATTTTCCTTATTTTGCTCTTGAAATTGTGATTATGGATTAGTAAGAAATTATTCTCACAAGGCATTTAAAAGTGATTTATCGCATCGTATCATTCCTTGTCTTGTACGTGCCTTGGGatgcttttttcaaaaaaatgtgGTCCGAGCATGGTTAGTTCCAACCCAGTGCATCTTTTATGGTAAGATCTGGAAATGGGCTAGTCCAACACACGGGCTACCTGAGCCTTGATAAGAATGTGGTTCGGTATGACACGTGAGGCAGAGCGATGTGTCACGTGCTGACTATTTCCAAGCCTTATGCACCCTGCCTACTAGCGTCACAGTCCCGTTGGATCACTAGTCAAGGCACTTCACCCCTTTAGCTATGCTAAGTGTGCTACGAAAATGGCTAAGTAAGGAAACTTTGTAAGCAAGAGAGTTTGGAAAGGTTTTTCTATTGCTTAAGAATGAATACACTTGTGTTGGCTGAATGTACAAATGAATGGGCAAGCCTATATATAGGCTCCCAAGTGCCTAGAGACTTCCTACTCTAGAACATTCCACACTACTCTTACAAAGAATACCCTACACTATTCTAGAATGTTCCCACCTCCAAAGGGAACCCTCTATACATGGAGGTCTCTAGAATCCTCTCCCTAATCTGTACAGCAAGGTTCTAGACCCTTCCCATCTAGAACCATCATCATCCAAGCAAGCTACACACTTCCGGACCCATCTAGAAGCTTCTGGTGCACTCtcgtgcatagctgctgcaaATCGGGCCCATCcgggcctcaaacccaaaatCTGGCCCAACCATTGTCTTCATTGGGCCAAAATACTTTGGGCCCCCAAGTTTCAGCCCATTTGGATATCGTTTGGTCCCCAAACGACccattattacgttactgtcGTGTGGGTGTTCACTGGGGATACATGGCTGATTCAATATATTCCTCTATAGGGGGTGGGTGTTGCTCATGCTAGCAGTGCCCAGGCACACTCCTGCGGCCATCCTTGCTGCCTAGCGCCCAGTGCCAGCGCCCATGTCCCATGCACACGATGCACCCCCGATGCATCAACGACCCACACGACCCACACACCGATGGAACACCATGTTGTCCGGTGGTGCACCACGACCTTGCCGCCACATGCGATGGTGTGGGAGGCCATCCGTGACAGATGGGTCATGAAGCATGGACATAATTTTTGGCTTGAGCACGGCGAGTTGGGCCGCATGTCTGTGTACTTATTTTTTAAGTTATtacaaagttacaaaaaatCTTAAAATTAATAAGGTAACCCGCTACCTTGGTACGACTCGACCCTATAGAGTAGTGCATTGGTAGAGCCAACAAGCGTGATGGTTGAGCGCTGCAAGAAATAAGTTCGGCATGACACGACCCCATTGTAAACTCGTTTTGGCATGGGAGGCACAGTGATGAGCCATGGCACAAGTACATTATTTAGAAATTTGGCTTGAGTATAACAGGTCCGTTCATACATTGGCACACTCATTATTTAAGCAATTAACAAAAACTCTTGAAAATTTTAAGGGTGTTTGATGTGGCCTGTCACATACTCCGTACTCAATTACTCACAGTACTACCCAAGCCGACACTTGAGCCTCGAGTATGGGTCTCAATTATAGAACGAATGCAACACGATGTAACTTTTACTTGGCCCGTTTCAGGCATGACCTGTAATGACGCGACGACACACACGAGTCTATACGTCTTAGCACAATGCCACGTGCCCAGTGTAGGAGAGGGGGTCctaaacatttttatttttatttttatttttatttttttccttaaTGGGAAATCCTAAACAAATTCTAAAACAAGGTCAAACGTCGGCAGGTAGATGGATAGAATTTGTAGTTAGCGAAATTAGGGGAACATGAACAACATCAACTTTCGAGGGTCATTTCAATGAAAACCATTATCCATGTTTGAGAAATTGAAATGACAAATTGACAAGTCTCATTCTTTCTCTTCTTGTGAATTTTCGTttacttttaattatttattgtttagaGTTctcaaattttgaaaaatacaaGAATAAATAAGCATCCCTAATATTTAATGTAGCTAATCACCTCTGTAAAGCTAAAGTGGGCATGCAAAACTAGTAAGACGATCAAATTCAATGCTCAATGACATTTTTTGTAAGATGGAGTAGCCATGGAGGTACTCCGTAGTAGCAAGCCATTAACTTATGTTCACATTTAAACATGTGTGTTTTAAAAAGCTCACGGATTACGTTTAGTTTATAAACACGTTTAATTAGTTTGTGACGCATGACCAACCTCGTGTCACGTCTTGCTACTTTCTTTTAAAATCTCGATTAGGGCACAATTGTACAAGCAACACTAGTTTAATCACTTAATCATTATACATGTCTTTGTGCATCATGTCACAATGTTCTTACCTCATATTCCGTACGGGTTAGGATTTTCTTATACGCCAAAAATTTAAAAGCAAATAGGGAGTACGTACGCTtctaaaaagtaaaaacatttATTGTACTCCATGGCTCCAtgcttactccctccgtcctggaATACTTAAAAcgctttccttatcgggccgtcccggaTTACTTGGAACGCTTCTAAAAATGACTTTACATAATATTTCATTATTTTCTCACCTTACCTAACCTACTACcccaaataaacattaaaaaattcatGACCCCCCACAC
This Spinacia oleracea cultivar Varoflay chromosome 6, BTI_SOV_V1, whole genome shotgun sequence DNA region includes the following protein-coding sequences:
- the LOC110802094 gene encoding probable serine/threonine-protein kinase SIS8 isoform X7, which gives rise to MEKIREKLRFGQSWSGQFPFKKRFGETFMALVTENPLYEDGELIGVVTVSSDAAVFNSIRNQPRAPRDNMKRIQWQQRPQIASVPQMASSISDLASKVLGRMRGDDTFKDGEGFVSDAEVVNRHKQEANIANNIGEGKSSHTEESVMAQPAKMAAKFLARFRKKSSGDSAQTSDEIPVQSGLWKKPNDELCSTRGWNDTSDNPACDVRHFLLPALGLHVNDKVADLEKLKAAEVEDAAERQVGEKASSCSGDNLSGIPGNSSSKGASESSSMVDSDILWEELLLGEEVGQGSYAAVYHGLWNGSDVAIKVFFGKDYNEGTLLDYKKEIGIMRKLRHPNVLLFMGACYSRERLAIVTEFLPRGSLFKILHRSNQILDLKRRLRMALDVARGMNYLHRRNPPIVHRDLKSSNLLVDKNWGVKVGDFGLSKLKHATFLTAKSGGGTPQWMAPEILRNDPSNEKSDVFSFGVILWELVTMKIPWDGLNALQVVGVVGFMDRRLDLPEGLDPHISSIIKECWISKPEQRPSFEDIIPRMISILQSMPTTTTPTVRKRLPLPS